A region from the Thermanaeromonas toyohensis ToBE genome encodes:
- a CDS encoding ABC transporter ATP-binding protein, whose translation MRNITKVFPGVVANDRVDLAVRAGEVHALLGENGAGKSTLMSILTGLYRPDSGEIYVQGKRVYFRSPRDAIAAGIGMVHQHFRLVAPFTVTENVALGLKGGIKLNLNQLAQEIAELSEKYGLKVDPFARIWQLSVGEQQRVEIVKLLYRRARVLILDEPTAVLTPQEARELYRTLRKMASEGCAVIFITHKLQEVMEAADTITILRHGRRVATVKKEETNERELARLMVGREIFWTGDKKRPPQGRVMLEIRNLQALNDKGLLALKGINLSVAAGEILGIAGVAGNGQRELAEVIAGLRPALKGSILVEGKEIIHCDPCRVIAAGVSFIPEDRLGMGLVPNLGAVDNLLLKEYRHPRWGKVLLNRRAARQWAQELIERFQVKLASLEAPVKMMSGGNLQRLLLAREISSRPRVLVAVYPARGLDVGATETVHRLLLEQKAAGTAILLISEDLEELFRLADRIAVLYEGEIMGIVPTDQADVEELGLMMAGAKRMEVSA comes from the coding sequence ATGCGTAATATCACCAAGGTTTTTCCTGGGGTAGTGGCCAATGATAGGGTAGATTTAGCCGTTCGGGCTGGGGAGGTCCATGCCCTTTTAGGGGAAAACGGGGCAGGGAAGAGCACCCTGATGAGCATCCTCACCGGCCTATACCGCCCTGATAGCGGGGAAATTTATGTTCAAGGGAAAAGGGTCTATTTTCGTTCACCGCGGGATGCTATAGCGGCGGGCATAGGTATGGTCCACCAACACTTTCGCTTGGTGGCACCCTTTACAGTAACGGAAAATGTGGCCTTAGGGTTAAAAGGTGGTATCAAACTTAATCTCAACCAACTGGCGCAAGAAATAGCCGAGCTTTCCGAAAAGTATGGGCTGAAGGTAGATCCCTTCGCCCGCATCTGGCAGCTATCCGTAGGTGAACAACAGCGCGTGGAAATAGTAAAGCTCCTTTACCGGCGCGCCCGGGTGCTTATTCTGGATGAGCCTACGGCTGTTTTAACTCCGCAAGAAGCCCGAGAGCTTTATCGGACTTTACGGAAAATGGCCTCTGAGGGCTGTGCCGTTATTTTTATCACCCACAAGCTACAGGAGGTTATGGAGGCAGCCGATACCATTACTATTTTACGCCATGGTAGGAGAGTAGCTACGGTCAAAAAAGAGGAGACCAACGAGAGAGAGCTAGCCCGGCTTATGGTGGGGCGGGAGATCTTTTGGACAGGGGATAAAAAAAGGCCTCCCCAAGGCCGGGTTATGCTAGAGATAAGGAACCTTCAAGCCCTGAATGATAAGGGGTTGCTGGCCCTTAAGGGTATAAACCTTTCGGTGGCCGCTGGCGAGATATTAGGTATTGCCGGGGTAGCCGGAAACGGACAGCGGGAGCTGGCCGAGGTTATCGCAGGTTTAAGACCGGCCTTAAAGGGATCTATTCTTGTAGAGGGGAAGGAGATTATACACTGCGACCCTTGCCGGGTTATCGCTGCGGGAGTGAGCTTCATCCCTGAAGACCGCTTGGGTATGGGTTTAGTACCTAACTTGGGGGCCGTAGATAACCTGCTTTTAAAGGAGTACCGCCATCCCCGGTGGGGAAAAGTCCTCCTTAACCGGCGGGCAGCCCGGCAGTGGGCTCAAGAACTGATAGAACGCTTCCAAGTTAAGCTAGCTAGCTTAGAAGCTCCAGTGAAAATGATGTCGGGTGGCAACCTTCAGCGCTTACTTTTGGCTAGGGAGATATCTAGCCGCCCCCGTGTACTGGTAGCTGTATACCCGGCGCGAGGATTAGATGTAGGAGCCACGGAGACAGTACACCGGCTCCTTTTAGAACAAAAGGCGGCGGGGACAGCTATTCTCCTTATTTCGGAAGATTTGGAAGAACTCTTCCGCCTAGCCGATCGTATAGCTGTCCTTTATGAAGGAGAGATCATGGGTATAGTTCCTACTGACCAGGCGGATGTAGAAGAGCTAGGACTAATGATGGCAGGAGCTAAAAGAATGGAGGTCAGCGCATGA
- a CDS encoding ABC transporter permease, with protein sequence MEVSVWIAALAAAITAGTPILYAALGEILAERAGVLNLGVEGMMLVGAVTGFIVTARTANPWLGFLAAMVAAGALASIFAFLTITLRANQVVTGLALTLFGTGLSGFLGKPYIGQPLPTTFKAVAVPGLSQVPVIGPVFFQHNPLVYLTYFLVPLLWYYLYHTRPGLNLRAVGENPAAADALGVNVFALRYIYVVLGGMLAGAGGAFLSLAYAPTWLENMTAGRGWIAVALVIFAVWDPVRALLGSYLFGGVDSLVYTLQAATKISIPSFFLKMLPYILTVLVLIVATRQTIVKHVGAPGALAIPYDREER encoded by the coding sequence ATGGAGGTTTCCGTCTGGATAGCTGCCCTGGCCGCGGCCATTACTGCCGGTACCCCTATCCTTTACGCCGCCTTAGGGGAGATACTGGCTGAGCGGGCCGGGGTGTTAAACTTAGGGGTAGAAGGAATGATGCTGGTGGGGGCGGTCACGGGGTTCATAGTTACGGCTAGGACCGCCAACCCGTGGTTAGGGTTTCTAGCAGCCATGGTGGCTGCTGGCGCTTTAGCCTCGATCTTTGCTTTCTTAACCATAACTCTGCGGGCCAATCAGGTGGTAACCGGTTTGGCTCTAACCCTCTTCGGTACAGGGTTGAGCGGCTTTTTGGGTAAGCCCTATATCGGGCAACCCTTGCCCACCACTTTCAAAGCTGTGGCTGTTCCGGGCTTATCCCAGGTACCTGTTATCGGTCCGGTTTTCTTTCAACACAATCCCCTCGTTTACCTAACTTATTTTCTTGTTCCCCTTCTTTGGTATTACCTTTATCACACCCGGCCGGGACTTAATTTACGGGCAGTGGGAGAAAACCCGGCGGCAGCCGACGCTTTAGGAGTAAATGTGTTTGCCCTCCGGTATATTTATGTTGTGCTTGGCGGGATGCTGGCTGGGGCCGGTGGAGCTTTCCTTTCCCTGGCTTATGCCCCTACTTGGTTGGAAAACATGACTGCCGGTCGTGGATGGATCGCCGTAGCCTTGGTTATCTTTGCTGTATGGGATCCGGTAAGAGCTTTGCTGGGCTCTTATCTCTTCGGAGGAGTAGATTCCTTAGTTTATACTTTGCAAGCGGCTACCAAAATTTCTATTCCTTCTTTCTTCTTAAAGATGCTGCCGTATATCCTTACTGTGCTGGTCCTAATCGTGGCCACCC
- a CDS encoding BMP family ABC transporter substrate-binding protein gives MVKIKRLGLVGFALLLTVLLLAGCGGKQSAPQGGSPQGGQAKEEKMKVAFIYVGPVGDAGWTWAHDQGRKYLEQKLPWVTTSYLESVPEGADVERVLTELAEQGNKVIFATSFGYMDYVIKVAEKYPQVVFEHCSGYKTAPNVGTYFGAMEEPRYLSGIVAGKMTKSNILGYVAAHPIPEVIRGINAFTLGARSVNPKVKVKVVWTNTWYDPAAEKQAALSLLDAGADVIAQHQDTPGPQQAAQERGAYGIGYNSDMRQFAPKANLTSPVWNWGPFYVKTVEAVKNGTWKSEQYYGTMKDGIVDLAPINEIVPQEVRDLVAKKKQEIINGQFYVFQGPIKDQSGKVRVPEGQRMSHEEVLGVNWFVEGVEGEIPR, from the coding sequence ATGGTAAAGATCAAGCGGCTAGGGTTAGTGGGTTTTGCTTTGCTCCTTACAGTTTTATTATTAGCAGGATGTGGGGGGAAACAGTCTGCCCCTCAGGGAGGAAGCCCACAAGGTGGTCAGGCTAAGGAAGAGAAAATGAAAGTAGCCTTTATCTATGTGGGACCTGTAGGTGATGCCGGATGGACCTGGGCCCACGATCAGGGAAGAAAATATTTAGAACAAAAATTACCTTGGGTAACCACTTCTTACCTGGAGAGCGTCCCTGAGGGAGCGGATGTAGAGCGGGTCCTGACCGAGCTAGCTGAACAGGGAAATAAAGTTATCTTTGCCACAAGTTTCGGCTACATGGATTATGTCATTAAGGTAGCGGAAAAATATCCCCAGGTTGTCTTTGAGCACTGCTCTGGTTACAAGACGGCGCCCAATGTAGGTACCTATTTTGGTGCCATGGAAGAGCCACGGTACCTTTCAGGTATAGTGGCAGGTAAGATGACCAAGTCCAATATCCTAGGGTATGTGGCAGCCCATCCCATCCCAGAGGTTATCCGCGGGATCAATGCCTTTACTTTAGGAGCCCGTTCAGTAAATCCTAAAGTTAAGGTAAAGGTGGTATGGACAAATACCTGGTACGACCCGGCAGCGGAAAAGCAGGCTGCCTTAAGCCTCTTAGATGCCGGCGCTGACGTTATTGCCCAACACCAGGATACTCCAGGGCCCCAGCAAGCAGCTCAGGAAAGGGGTGCCTATGGTATCGGGTACAATTCTGACATGCGCCAGTTTGCTCCCAAAGCTAACTTGACTTCTCCTGTATGGAACTGGGGACCCTTCTATGTTAAGACGGTAGAGGCTGTCAAGAATGGTACCTGGAAGTCTGAGCAATATTATGGTACCATGAAAGATGGTATTGTGGATCTTGCTCCCATTAATGAAATAGTTCCGCAAGAGGTGCGGGATCTGGTAGCGAAGAAAAAGCAAGAGATCATAAATGGGCAGTTCTACGTCTTCCAGGGTCCTATTAAAGATCAAAGTGGCAAGGTCAGGGTGCCTGAGGGCCAGAGGATGAGCCATGAAGAAGTTCTAGGGGTAAATTGGTTTGTAGAAGGAGTAGAAGGAGAAATCCCGCGTTAA
- a CDS encoding 2-hydroxyacid dehydrogenase: MTKWKVYVTRPVPQPAIDMLAEHCEVEVNPEDRVLSHEELIEKVKGRDGIFCLLTDIIDAEVLDAAKGAKVFANMAVGFNNIDVQAATERGILITNTPGVLTEATADMAWALLFAVARRIVEADKYMRAGKYKAWGPLLFLGQEITGKTLGVIGAGRIGTAFARKAKGFNMRVLYNDVEPNPQFEAETGGVFVDKDTLLREADFVSLHVPLLPSTYHLIGERELKLMKKTAILINTSRGPVVDEKALVQALKEGEIWGAGLDVFENEPEMAPGLAELDNVVVCPHIASATWDTRIAMATMAARNLLAALRGELPPQCVNPEAYYKRQEAK; the protein is encoded by the coding sequence ATGACTAAATGGAAAGTATATGTTACTCGACCTGTCCCCCAGCCAGCTATAGATATGCTGGCCGAGCACTGTGAAGTGGAGGTTAATCCTGAAGACCGTGTCTTAAGCCATGAGGAGTTGATAGAAAAGGTCAAAGGCCGGGACGGAATCTTTTGTCTTCTAACGGATATCATCGACGCGGAAGTATTGGATGCGGCTAAAGGAGCCAAAGTTTTTGCTAATATGGCCGTAGGTTTTAACAACATCGATGTCCAGGCGGCCACAGAAAGAGGTATTCTTATCACCAATACCCCTGGTGTACTTACCGAAGCTACGGCCGACATGGCTTGGGCTTTGCTTTTTGCCGTGGCCAGGCGTATAGTGGAGGCTGACAAGTACATGCGCGCCGGGAAATATAAGGCCTGGGGTCCCTTACTCTTCTTAGGCCAAGAAATAACAGGTAAGACTTTAGGTGTGATAGGTGCCGGCCGGATTGGCACCGCCTTTGCCCGTAAGGCCAAAGGTTTTAACATGCGGGTTCTATATAATGATGTAGAGCCCAATCCCCAGTTTGAGGCCGAAACTGGCGGGGTGTTCGTAGATAAAGATACCCTTTTACGCGAAGCTGACTTCGTCTCCCTCCATGTCCCTTTGCTACCCTCCACTTACCATCTTATCGGTGAACGGGAGCTTAAACTTATGAAGAAGACGGCCATCCTTATAAACACTTCCCGTGGCCCGGTGGTGGATGAAAAGGCCCTGGTGCAGGCCCTAAAGGAAGGGGAGATTTGGGGAGCTGGCTTAGACGTCTTTGAAAATGAACCTGAGATGGCTCCAGGCTTAGCGGAATTGGATAATGTAGTAGTATGCCCTCACATAGCCAGCGCTACTTGGGATACTCGCATTGCCATGGCCACCATGGCTGCAAGGAACCTTCTAGCCGCCCTGCGGGGAGAACTACCACCCCAATGTGTAAATCCCGAGGCCTATTATAAACGACAAGAAGCAAAGTAG
- a CDS encoding ABC transporter permease — protein sequence MTRIVWEKRLSPSPWMTVLIPVSSIILALVLGAFFLFMTGFDPLKVYGEMLKGVIGSKYGVSETVVKAIPLMLTSLGVSVAFRMLLWNIGAEGQFYMGALGASWIALSFPYLPPYIMLPAMFVMGCLLGGLWALLPAIPRAKWGVNEVITTLMLNYVAILWVDYLVYGPWKDPQGFNFPLTAPFSKSATLPTLVGTRVHLGLVFALIAAIILTIILWRTRWGYEIRITGESPRAARYAGIKIERNILLVMFLSGALAGLAGMSEVAGITHRLQHGISPGYGYTAIIIAWLAKLHPVTIILVSFLFGGLIVGGYSVQKMGVPAATVSMLQGAILFFVLGGEILTRYRLRWKRKEVTP from the coding sequence ATGACCAGGATCGTGTGGGAAAAGAGGCTTTCCCCTTCACCCTGGATGACAGTCCTAATACCTGTATCTTCTATAATTTTAGCCTTGGTCCTGGGAGCTTTCTTCCTCTTTATGACGGGTTTTGACCCCCTAAAGGTTTACGGGGAGATGTTAAAAGGAGTAATAGGTTCTAAGTACGGGGTTTCGGAAACCGTCGTCAAAGCTATCCCCCTTATGTTAACGAGTTTAGGAGTCTCGGTGGCCTTCCGCATGCTCCTCTGGAACATCGGAGCTGAAGGCCAGTTTTATATGGGAGCCTTGGGCGCAAGTTGGATAGCTTTGAGCTTTCCTTATCTGCCCCCCTATATTATGCTACCAGCTATGTTTGTGATGGGCTGTCTCCTGGGCGGGTTATGGGCCTTGCTTCCTGCTATACCTAGGGCCAAATGGGGTGTGAACGAAGTCATAACCACCTTAATGCTCAATTATGTAGCCATCCTTTGGGTGGACTACTTAGTTTACGGTCCCTGGAAAGATCCCCAAGGCTTTAACTTTCCCCTTACAGCACCTTTTAGCAAATCGGCTACCCTCCCTACTTTAGTGGGAACACGGGTACATTTGGGATTAGTTTTTGCCCTCATAGCTGCCATTATCTTGACCATTATTCTGTGGCGGACCCGGTGGGGCTATGAGATAAGGATTACTGGGGAAAGCCCCCGGGCGGCTAGATATGCCGGTATCAAAATCGAACGCAATATTTTACTGGTCATGTTTTTAAGTGGGGCCCTGGCAGGACTAGCTGGTATGAGCGAGGTAGCCGGGATAACCCATCGTCTCCAGCATGGTATTTCCCCTGGATATGGCTATACCGCTATTATTATCGCCTGGCTAGCCAAGCTTCATCCCGTTACTATTATTTTGGTCTCCTTCCTTTTTGGAGGCCTAATTGTAGGAGGTTATAGTGTTCAAAAGATGGGGGTACCTGCGGCTACAGTATCCATGCTGCAGGGTGCTATACTCTTCTTTGTCTTGGGAGGGGAGATATTAACCCGCTACCGCTTACGGTGGAAAAGGAAGGAGGTTACCCCATAA